GCTGGTCAAGGAGCATGTTCGCGAGGCCGAGATGGGGGAAGGCGTCCGGCCCGGGCGCGAGGTGCGCGTGCGGCCCCGCCAGAGCCTCGGCCAGGCCGGCGGCGGTCCATCGGTCGGTCAGCCGCGCGGCCACCGCGCCCACTCCGTGCGACACGTCGTGGGCGTCCAGGACCGGCCCGGCAGGCGGGGGTGTTCCGGCCTCGCGGACGTACGCCGAGGTCAGCAGCGCGGCGAGCTCGGTGCCGGCGAACTCGCTCCGGATCGTCAGATCGGCGCGGTGCATCCCGTCGGGCGGCACCGCGCTCTCCCTCCCGGCGAGCCAGGCCCGGACGCCTTCGGGGTCGTCGGCGTCGACGCCGTCGGCCCGCAGCAGGGAGGCGTACCAGCGCTGCCAGGTGAGGTTGCCGGGCTCCGCCATCGCCCGCTCGAAATCGGGCGCCGACTCCTCGACCGCCGCCACGATCCGCGCCTGCCGCTTCCCGTTGAGCCGCCCGGCCTCCCGCACCCGCTGCGTCAGCGCGACGAGGACCGCGGGATAGAGGGCCAGTTCGCCGGGCGTCGCGTACACGAACCGCGGCAGGTCCTCGACGAGTACGTGCCGTACGAGCTCCACGGTCGGCTCCGGCAACCCGGATCTGCGATCGGCCCCGCGCAGCGCCAGCAGCCCGAGCACGGCGTCGGCGGCGCGGACGGACGAAGGGTCACGGAGCTCGGGCGTCCCGTCGAGGAACGCGTCGAGCCCGATGTTGCTGAGCACGGTGCCTGTCACTCTTCGCAGGGTAGATCCGGACACGGTCGGGCGCGGCTCCGGCGGGCGTGATCACCCGCAGTGGTGAACGCCGGCGGGCTCAGCGGGGCCCGCCCACCACCACCGTCCGCTGGGCGGAGAAGGTGCCCCAGGTGCCGTCGGGGAGTTTGGCGCGGAGTTTGACGGTGTAGCGGGTGCCGGGTGGGTCCTGGACCGTGAAGGTGTAGGTCGCGCGGCCAGGGGGTGGGGTGGTGCCCCAGACGATGGTGGTGGCCAGGTGGCCGTCGAGGTGGAGCTGGTGTTCGGTGACCTGGGCTCCGTCGGGTTTCGGCGGGGTCCAGGTCACCGTGATCTCGCGCTTCGTCGCCGTCACCGTGAGGTCGGTGGGGGCTGTCGCGGTCGGGATCGCGCCGCCGGGGGTGGTGAGGTCCACCGGAGGGCTGTCGGGGGACTCGTTCTCGGCCGCGTCGCGGGCGCGGACCGTGAAGGTGTAGATCGTGCCGGGGCGCAGGGTCGTGATGCGGGCCGTCCCGGCCGTGCCGGGGACCGTGTGGATGCGGGTGTCGGCCTGGTAGATGTCGTAGGCCGTGACGTTCGTGTCGTCGGTTGCCGCGTGCCAGGTCAGGGTGACGGTGCGGGGGCCGGTCACCGTGCCGCGTACGGACGTCGGGCGGGTGGGGGGCCGGGTGTCCCTGGTCGTGGCGGCGAGGGTGGTGACCGGGATCTTCGTGCTGTGCGGGGAGCGGTTGCCGGCGGCGTCGCGGGCCAGGACGGTGAAGGCGTACGGGGTT
This sequence is a window from Streptomyces sp. HUAS YS2. Protein-coding genes within it:
- a CDS encoding fibronectin type III domain-containing protein, which produces MQRPLAAAVLTIAAFSVAACAKAPAPDTRAPTAPRGVTAEAGSATTVHVMWSASADDRGVAVYEIHREGRKVKEVPATTLMTDIEGLAPETPYAFTVLARDAAGNRSPHSTKIPVTTLAATTRDTRPPTRPTSVRGTVTGPRTVTLTWHAATDDTNVTAYDIYQADTRIHTVPGTAGTARITTLRPGTIYTFTVRARDAAENESPDSPPVDLTTPGGAIPTATAPTDLTVTATKREITVTWTPPKPDGAQVTEHQLHLDGHLATTIVWGTTPPPGRATYTFTVQDPPGTRYTVKLRAKLPDGTWGTFSAQRTVVVGGPR